A part of Streptomyces sp. NBC_01451 genomic DNA contains:
- a CDS encoding fibronectin type III domain-containing protein: MAQEKWNLNTTGPLTAEPGSPVGLVNPPLTPDARVAARPEDYGEQVVPPKPLWYLDQEGDPHSHGVTEPYKVLLFWRSNIGDMAADLDDSYYMGVRGLQGIGVAGHLVTVNGDGEIYQPGSESSATITQYWDNTDPENPVLTEIEPETEYTFTVAAHNQAGEYGPASDPLTVTTPAVGYEFKHLTLPPRPPNDVTYAAPLPVITSAAGGGIQLHWTKIANVTKYEIFDNTSQDTTEAMDPSRIGLNESDVKLGEVNQPGANATTVTYTTPNYTAPRRRFALKVRAVRTDDNGTAVSEFSTPLRGTIPASTVAPGTPGAPTLTTTPIVGGQVKLTITPPTIDSTHGAPEYYAVYDGTRKVAVVYTPLGTAPHVTLQYTAAQTYSFTVAAGNSVGVSAASTALTGTVPTPAAPGAPTGVGVTNVTTTGMTVNWTAPAGANPPVTSYKVYDGSTVKATITAPTVTANLTGYSPDTAYSIQVAAVNSAGEGSKSTPAVTGTTPAS, translated from the coding sequence ATGGCGCAAGAGAAGTGGAACCTCAACACCACGGGTCCCCTGACTGCCGAGCCCGGCAGCCCGGTCGGCCTGGTCAACCCCCCGCTCACCCCGGACGCGCGGGTAGCGGCTCGCCCCGAGGACTACGGCGAACAGGTCGTTCCGCCCAAGCCGCTGTGGTACCTCGACCAGGAGGGCGACCCGCACTCCCACGGCGTCACGGAGCCCTACAAGGTGCTGCTGTTCTGGCGCTCCAACATCGGCGACATGGCCGCCGACCTCGACGACAGCTACTACATGGGCGTCCGGGGCCTCCAGGGCATCGGCGTGGCCGGGCACCTGGTCACCGTCAACGGTGACGGCGAGATCTACCAGCCCGGCAGCGAGTCCTCGGCCACGATCACCCAGTACTGGGACAACACCGACCCGGAAAACCCGGTGCTCACCGAGATCGAACCCGAGACGGAGTACACCTTCACCGTCGCCGCCCACAACCAGGCCGGCGAGTACGGGCCGGCCTCGGACCCGCTGACCGTCACCACGCCGGCCGTGGGCTACGAGTTCAAGCACCTCACCCTTCCGCCCCGGCCCCCGAACGACGTCACCTACGCGGCCCCGCTGCCGGTCATCACCTCCGCCGCAGGCGGTGGAATCCAGCTCCACTGGACGAAGATCGCGAACGTCACCAAGTACGAGATCTTCGACAACACGAGCCAGGACACCACCGAGGCCATGGACCCCAGCCGCATCGGGCTCAACGAATCCGACGTCAAGCTCGGCGAGGTCAACCAGCCCGGCGCGAACGCCACCACCGTCACCTACACCACGCCCAACTACACCGCCCCGCGCCGCCGGTTCGCGCTGAAGGTACGGGCCGTACGCACCGACGACAACGGCACCGCCGTCTCGGAGTTCTCCACCCCACTGCGCGGCACCATCCCGGCCTCCACCGTCGCCCCCGGAACCCCGGGCGCCCCCACCCTGACCACGACACCGATCGTGGGCGGCCAGGTCAAGCTCACCATCACCCCGCCGACCATCGACTCCACCCACGGCGCCCCGGAGTACTACGCCGTGTACGACGGCACCCGCAAGGTCGCCGTCGTCTACACCCCCCTGGGCACCGCCCCGCACGTCACGCTCCAGTACACCGCGGCGCAGACCTACAGCTTCACGGTCGCCGCCGGCAACAGCGTCGGCGTCAGCGCAGCCTCCACAGCGCTCACGGGCACAGTGCCCACGCCGGCCGCCCCGGGCGCCCCCACCGGCGTCGGCGTCACCAACGTCACCACCACCGGCATGACCGTCAACTGGACCGCCCCCGCCGGCGCCAACCCACCCGTCACCTCCTACAAGGTCTACGACGGCAGCACGGTCAAGGCCACCATCACCGCCCCCACCGTCACGGCCAACCTCACCGGCTACAGCCCGGACACCGCCTACTCCATCCAGGTCGCGGCCGTGAACTCGGCGGGCGAGGGCTCCAAGTCGACGCCGGCCGTCACCGGCACCACCCCCGCCTCCTAG
- a CDS encoding peptidoglycan recognition protein family protein: MAPPLTATAFLNALRAEGITVVEVGSWRTHTRTAESRPWGPVHGVLIHHTVTRGTQNSVSICRDGYSGLPGPLCHGVIGKDGVVYLVGYGRTNHAGGGDPNVLKQVTAENYGTAPTKPTKGNLDGTDGNRHFYGFECENMGDGKDPWPSKQVEAIVRAATAVCRAHGWSAKSAIGHLEWSDDKSDPRGFTMPSIRDRVAERLKHSANWNPSTPTPPPVSTIETRVAALEKLVAAQEKRIVALEKKAAPK, from the coding sequence ATGGCCCCCCCACTCACCGCCACCGCCTTCCTCAACGCCCTGCGCGCGGAGGGCATCACCGTCGTCGAGGTCGGCTCCTGGCGCACCCACACCCGCACCGCGGAATCCCGCCCCTGGGGCCCTGTCCACGGCGTCCTGATCCACCACACCGTGACCCGGGGCACTCAGAACTCCGTCTCCATCTGCCGCGACGGCTACTCCGGACTCCCCGGCCCTCTCTGCCACGGCGTCATCGGCAAGGACGGCGTGGTCTACCTCGTCGGCTACGGCCGCACCAACCACGCCGGCGGAGGCGACCCGAACGTCCTCAAGCAGGTCACCGCCGAGAACTACGGCACCGCTCCGACCAAGCCGACCAAGGGCAACTTGGACGGCACGGACGGCAACCGCCACTTCTACGGCTTCGAGTGCGAAAACATGGGCGACGGCAAAGACCCATGGCCCAGCAAGCAGGTGGAGGCCATCGTCCGGGCCGCCACCGCGGTATGCCGCGCGCACGGCTGGAGCGCCAAGTCCGCCATCGGCCACCTGGAGTGGTCCGACGACAAGAGCGACCCTCGCGGGTTCACCATGCCCTCGATTCGCGACCGCGTCGCCGAGCGGCTCAAGCATTCGGCGAACTGGAACCCCTCCACCCCCACCCCTCCCCCGGTTTCCACCATCGAGACGAGGGTGGCAGCTCTTGAAAAGCTCGTCGCGGCGCAGGAGAAGCGCATCGTCGCCCTGGAAAAGAAAGCGGCCCCGAAATGA
- a CDS encoding transglycosylase SLT domain-containing protein yields the protein MSRPKFPTLSWRQARVASAAALTLLLTAAYLAQPADAEDPPPRTVAAPSMTMLDRPLTIDTRAAITAQANAQAAAHLQAVQKAEKAKQERQARERAEAQAAAAREHAREQAQERERARQAEQRAARSAQRQQAATLAAPSATVSGAQGYARSRLSSAQYQCLSNVVSRESGWNHRATNPSSGAYGLFQALPGSKMSSAGSDWQSNPLTQMRWGISYMNARYGSPCGAWDFWTKNRWY from the coding sequence GTGTCCCGCCCGAAGTTCCCCACGCTCTCCTGGCGTCAGGCCCGCGTCGCCTCAGCAGCCGCCCTCACCCTCCTCCTGACGGCCGCGTACCTCGCCCAGCCAGCAGACGCCGAAGACCCTCCTCCGCGAACCGTCGCCGCCCCGTCGATGACCATGCTCGACCGGCCGCTGACCATCGACACACGCGCCGCGATCACCGCCCAGGCCAACGCCCAGGCCGCCGCCCACCTCCAGGCCGTCCAGAAGGCCGAAAAGGCGAAGCAGGAACGCCAGGCCCGCGAACGCGCCGAAGCCCAAGCAGCCGCCGCCCGCGAACACGCGCGAGAACAGGCACAGGAGCGCGAACGAGCCCGGCAGGCCGAGCAGCGAGCCGCCCGCAGCGCCCAGCGCCAGCAGGCCGCCACCCTGGCCGCCCCCTCCGCCACCGTCTCCGGCGCCCAGGGCTACGCACGCTCCCGACTCTCCTCCGCCCAGTACCAGTGCCTGAGTAACGTGGTCAGCCGGGAAAGCGGATGGAACCACCGGGCCACGAACCCCTCCTCCGGCGCCTACGGGCTCTTCCAGGCACTGCCCGGATCGAAGATGTCGTCCGCCGGCAGCGACTGGCAAAGCAATCCCCTCACCCAGATGCGGTGGGGGATTTCCTATATGAACGCCAGGTACGGAAGCCCGTGCGGAGCCTGGGATTTCTGGACAAAAAATAGGTGGTATTAG
- a CDS encoding HNH endonuclease signature motif containing protein, producing the protein MSAHRRPAERDWTKRFFDKVDPGTEFDDCHIWLGAKDDYGYGKFRMPNGHTKGTHIIAWELANQKTVPPGWHVDHRCRIRSCCNPDHLEPVPATENVARGESFSARNARKTHCPKGHEYTEENTRWHSGRRECITCIRARDRERRAAKRAEKQDSTWSTTRKGWQ; encoded by the coding sequence GTGAGCGCACACCGCCGACCCGCCGAGCGCGACTGGACGAAACGATTCTTCGACAAGGTCGACCCCGGCACCGAATTCGACGACTGCCACATCTGGCTCGGCGCCAAGGACGACTACGGCTACGGAAAATTCCGAATGCCGAACGGCCACACCAAAGGCACCCACATCATCGCCTGGGAACTGGCCAACCAAAAGACCGTCCCCCCGGGCTGGCACGTCGACCACCGCTGCCGAATTCGAAGCTGCTGCAATCCAGACCACCTGGAGCCCGTACCGGCCACCGAGAACGTCGCCCGCGGCGAATCCTTCTCGGCCCGCAACGCACGAAAGACCCACTGCCCAAAGGGCCACGAGTACACCGAAGAAAACACCCGCTGGCACTCCGGCCGGCGCGAGTGCATCACCTGCATTCGAGCCCGCGACCGCGAACGACGAGCAGCGAAACGCGCGGAAAAACAAGACAGCACCTGGAGCACCACACGAAAGGGCTGGCAGTGA
- a CDS encoding recombinase family protein produces MQQTMGGLPFTLASGRVVRTAIVYIRVSTAREDMKSPEQQLNICQFYAASKNIQIVDVVPDLDLSGADFAKRKIGDIIERVRANEADAIIVWEYSRFGRTLVGSLYYIKQLEAAGGELLSATQDIDATTPAGRYMRDQFLRLAEYQLDQITDGWKSTHKRRIANGLPHGGQERFGYRRCRGCFRPEENSRSYACKEKCGGLLVPDYLADDEEERTLRSVQLDRGFDMFVHGASMYQVAKDAWQKGVVSLRGNRMDESAWRAVMDSGFSAGLLRGRSDKTTRPTSTRPDVYDIWGDGAHDAIISQEVWDAYVERRIRQANEHQRQSTPKFAYSGLVRCGDLKHDGTPCKHSMKIIGQTRKGKETIRYYTCTRDELHARGSFLSMALHRIEKVVLDWITQMSKGGEHLAQISMERAAKAEQSASEIPNVQKELATLERKKARINEGWEAGLTELDEAKAKMAAVKVEIADTKAKLRRLETEAATNRIPEKEVFQGLLAVWERATPTEKRRALSQVIDHVRITPPKKSATQGSDATIIPLWADDSERILNQPFRKKDAAAAEAAAA; encoded by the coding sequence ATGCAGCAGACCATGGGCGGGCTCCCCTTCACCCTGGCCTCGGGGAGGGTTGTCCGGACCGCCATCGTCTACATCCGCGTGAGCACCGCACGCGAGGACATGAAAAGCCCTGAGCAGCAGCTCAATATCTGCCAGTTCTACGCCGCGTCAAAGAACATCCAGATTGTCGACGTGGTCCCGGACCTCGACCTGTCCGGCGCCGATTTCGCCAAGCGGAAGATCGGCGACATCATTGAGCGAGTCCGCGCCAATGAGGCGGACGCCATCATCGTCTGGGAATACAGCCGCTTCGGCCGCACGCTCGTCGGCTCGCTGTACTACATCAAGCAGCTCGAAGCCGCAGGCGGAGAACTGCTGTCGGCCACCCAGGACATCGACGCCACCACCCCCGCCGGCCGCTACATGCGAGACCAGTTCCTTCGCCTGGCGGAATACCAGCTCGACCAGATCACCGACGGCTGGAAAAGCACCCACAAGCGACGCATCGCAAACGGCTTGCCTCACGGCGGTCAGGAGCGCTTCGGTTACCGCCGCTGCCGCGGTTGCTTCCGTCCCGAGGAGAACTCCCGTAGCTACGCCTGCAAGGAAAAGTGCGGCGGCCTGCTGGTTCCTGATTACCTCGCCGACGACGAGGAAGAGCGCACGCTGCGCAGCGTCCAACTAGACCGCGGATTCGACATGTTCGTGCACGGCGCTTCGATGTACCAGGTCGCGAAAGACGCGTGGCAAAAGGGTGTTGTCTCGCTGCGAGGCAACCGCATGGACGAAAGCGCCTGGCGGGCCGTCATGGACAGCGGGTTTTCCGCCGGCCTCTTGCGGGGCCGTAGCGACAAGACGACGCGCCCAACGTCCACGCGCCCCGATGTGTACGACATTTGGGGGGACGGGGCGCACGACGCGATTATTTCTCAGGAAGTCTGGGATGCGTACGTGGAGCGGCGTATCCGTCAGGCGAATGAACACCAGCGGCAGAGCACGCCCAAGTTCGCATACTCCGGCCTGGTTCGTTGCGGCGACCTCAAGCACGACGGGACGCCGTGCAAGCACTCGATGAAAATCATCGGGCAGACCCGCAAGGGTAAGGAGACGATCCGCTACTACACGTGCACTCGTGACGAGCTTCATGCACGTGGCAGTTTCCTCAGCATGGCGTTGCATCGCATCGAGAAGGTTGTGCTCGACTGGATCACTCAAATGTCCAAGGGTGGCGAGCACTTGGCGCAGATCAGCATGGAGCGTGCAGCCAAGGCGGAACAGAGCGCTTCCGAGATCCCGAACGTGCAGAAGGAACTGGCCACACTGGAGCGAAAGAAGGCCCGGATCAACGAGGGCTGGGAGGCGGGCCTTACCGAACTGGACGAGGCGAAGGCGAAAATGGCCGCCGTCAAGGTGGAAATCGCCGACACGAAAGCGAAGCTGCGGCGCCTGGAGACGGAGGCGGCCACGAACCGCATCCCGGAGAAGGAAGTCTTTCAGGGGCTGCTTGCGGTGTGGGAGCGTGCAACCCCGACAGAGAAGCGGCGGGCCCTGTCGCAGGTGATTGATCACGTGCGCATCACACCCCCGAAGAAGTCCGCCACCCAGGGCAGCGACGCGACGATCATTCCCCTGTGGGCTGACGACTCAGAGCGAATCCTCAATCAGCCCTTCCGTAAGAAGGACGCTGCCGCCGCCGAGGCTGCCGCCGCCTGA
- a CDS encoding adenosine deaminase, with translation MTSQSDRTTSRTSRKTAQGVRAGAGASPGPGPTPDQIRRAPKVLLHDHLDGGLRPGTIVDLARDTGYTQLPQTDPDKLGAWFRDAADSGSLERYLETFAHTCAVMQTRDALVRVAAECAEDLAEDGVVYAEVRYAPEQHLEGGLTLEEVVEAVNEGFREGERLARENGHRIRVGALLTAMRHAARSLEIAELANRYRDLGVVGFDIAGAEAGFPPTRHLDAFEYLKRENNHFTIHAGEAFGLPSIWQALQWCGADRLGHGVRIIDDIQVQDDGSVKLGRLASYVRDKRIPLELCPSSNLQTGAASSYAEHPIGLLRKLHFRATVNTDCMSDSALIWPTRAPPSAPQHGGQPLVRRAGRLGERCSRPWAGSPSPWPRGGLSGPPSSTSA, from the coding sequence ATGACGAGCCAGAGTGATCGGACGACGAGTCGGACGAGTCGGAAGACGGCCCAGGGTGTGCGCGCCGGCGCCGGTGCGAGCCCCGGTCCCGGTCCCACCCCGGACCAGATCCGGCGGGCCCCCAAGGTTCTCCTGCACGACCACCTCGACGGCGGCCTGCGCCCCGGCACGATCGTCGACCTGGCCCGCGACACGGGCTACACCCAACTGCCCCAGACCGACCCCGACAAGCTCGGCGCCTGGTTCCGTGACGCCGCCGACTCCGGTTCCCTGGAACGGTACTTGGAGACCTTCGCCCACACCTGTGCCGTCATGCAGACCCGTGATGCCCTCGTCAGGGTCGCCGCCGAGTGCGCGGAGGACCTCGCCGAGGACGGTGTCGTCTACGCCGAGGTGCGGTACGCGCCCGAGCAGCACCTCGAAGGCGGGCTCACCCTCGAAGAGGTCGTCGAGGCCGTCAACGAGGGCTTCCGCGAGGGCGAGCGGCTGGCCCGGGAGAACGGTCACCGGATCCGGGTCGGCGCCCTGCTCACCGCGATGCGGCACGCCGCCCGTTCCCTGGAGATCGCCGAACTGGCGAACCGGTACCGCGATCTGGGCGTCGTCGGCTTCGACATCGCCGGTGCAGAGGCCGGCTTCCCGCCCACCCGGCACCTCGACGCGTTCGAGTACCTCAAGCGCGAGAACAACCACTTCACCATCCACGCCGGCGAGGCCTTCGGGCTCCCCTCGATCTGGCAGGCCCTCCAGTGGTGCGGCGCCGACCGGCTCGGCCACGGCGTGCGCATCATCGACGACATCCAGGTCCAGGACGACGGCTCGGTGAAACTCGGCCGCCTGGCCTCCTACGTGCGGGACAAGCGCATCCCCCTCGAACTGTGCCCCAGCTCCAACCTCCAGACCGGCGCCGCCTCCTCCTACGCCGAACACCCCATCGGGCTGCTGCGCAAGCTGCACTTCCGTGCGACGGTGAACACGGACTGCATGTCAGACAGTGCACTCATATGGCCGACGCGAGCGCCGCCGAGTGCCCCGCAACATGGTGGCCAGCCGCTTGTCCGTCGCGCTGGCCGCCTAGGAGAACGATGCAGCAGACCATGGGCGGGCTCCCCTTCACCCTGGCCTCGGGGAGGGTTGTCCGGACCGCCATCGTCTACATCCGCGTGA
- a CDS encoding prolyl oligopeptidase family serine peptidase, with amino-acid sequence MAHQVTPVRHARLGKALGPEPTSVSGVVLLLPGGDEVSTRRPSPMLAAASVRTLGRRLARAGRTDGLAVHVVHYRYRGWNGSDAQLAHDARWAVDEVVRRYGDVSVCLAGVDMGGRAALRAADHEAVNSVLALAPWLPEEDVAAPEEPVRQLTGRQVLIVHGTNDQRTDPELSFRFAARAKKANRDICRFEVHADGHGLRQYRQEVHALAEDFVMGVLFGRGFSRPVQDALMAPPPLGLRMPLAAGFGRSLRR; translated from the coding sequence ATGGCACACCAAGTGACGCCGGTACGGCATGCCCGGCTCGGAAAGGCGCTGGGCCCGGAGCCGACGTCGGTGAGTGGCGTGGTCCTGCTGCTACCCGGCGGTGACGAGGTATCGACCCGCAGGCCGTCGCCGATGCTGGCCGCCGCCTCCGTACGGACGTTGGGCCGACGGCTCGCCCGCGCGGGCCGTACGGACGGGCTCGCCGTGCACGTCGTCCACTACCGCTACCGCGGCTGGAACGGCAGCGACGCGCAGCTCGCGCACGACGCGCGATGGGCCGTCGACGAGGTCGTACGGCGGTACGGCGACGTCTCCGTGTGCCTCGCCGGCGTCGACATGGGCGGCCGGGCGGCGCTGCGCGCGGCGGACCACGAGGCCGTCAACTCCGTACTGGCGCTGGCCCCTTGGCTGCCCGAGGAGGACGTGGCAGCACCGGAGGAGCCGGTACGGCAGCTGACCGGGCGGCAGGTGCTGATCGTGCACGGCACGAACGACCAACGGACCGATCCCGAACTGTCGTTCCGGTTCGCGGCGCGCGCGAAGAAGGCGAACCGGGACATCTGCCGGTTCGAAGTGCACGCGGACGGGCACGGGTTGCGTCAGTACCGGCAGGAAGTGCACGCGCTGGCCGAGGACTTCGTGATGGGGGTGCTGTTCGGGCGGGGGTTCTCCCGTCCCGTTCAGGACGCGCTGATGGCTCCGCCGCCGCTGGGGCTGAGGATGCCGTTGGCCGCGGGGTTCGGCAGGTCTTTGCGACGTTAG
- a CDS encoding LysR family transcriptional regulator, whose protein sequence is MVHQQRSAASLSPSSDTEDIVTALAPRLSYFAGVARTEHVTRAAQEMQVPQSTLSRAMVRLEQDLGVDLFARRGRTVSLTPAGRTFLASVERALAEIERAADEVRADADPATGKVAFGFLHTMGAETVPGLLHAFRADHPRVRFTLVQNYGEAMIERLRSGELDLCLTSPVPDAPDLVARRLDEQKLRLVVPADHRLATRRRVRLAEAADETFVTLEPGYGLRRITDDLCQQAGFRPRIAFEGEEAETLRGLVAAGLGVALLPPPAVPRPGVAELTVTSPRAAREIGVAWLDGHPDTPPVAAFKKFLLSRRGNLLPA, encoded by the coding sequence ATGGTGCATCAGCAGAGGTCAGCAGCCAGCCTGTCACCGTCCAGTGACACGGAAGACATCGTGACCGCCCTCGCCCCGCGGCTCTCCTACTTCGCCGGAGTCGCCCGCACGGAGCACGTCACCCGCGCCGCCCAGGAGATGCAGGTCCCGCAGTCGACGCTCTCCCGGGCGATGGTCCGCCTCGAACAGGACCTCGGCGTGGACCTCTTCGCCCGCCGGGGACGGACCGTCTCCCTCACCCCCGCGGGCCGTACGTTCCTCGCCTCCGTCGAGCGGGCCCTCGCGGAGATCGAACGGGCCGCCGACGAGGTACGCGCCGACGCCGACCCCGCCACCGGCAAGGTCGCCTTCGGCTTCCTGCACACCATGGGCGCCGAGACCGTACCCGGCCTGCTGCACGCCTTCCGCGCCGACCATCCCCGCGTCCGCTTCACCCTCGTACAGAACTACGGCGAGGCCATGATCGAACGCCTGCGCTCCGGCGAACTCGACCTCTGCCTCACCTCGCCCGTGCCCGACGCCCCCGACCTGGTCGCCCGCCGCCTCGACGAACAGAAACTCCGTCTGGTGGTCCCAGCCGACCACCGTCTCGCCACCCGCAGACGGGTCCGCCTGGCCGAAGCGGCCGACGAAACCTTCGTCACCCTGGAACCCGGCTACGGCCTCCGCCGCATCACCGACGACCTCTGCCAGCAGGCCGGCTTCCGCCCCCGGATCGCCTTCGAGGGAGAGGAGGCGGAGACGTTGAGGGGCCTGGTGGCGGCTGGGCTGGGCGTAGCCCTGCTCCCTCCACCGGCTGTCCCCCGCCCGGGAGTTGCCGAACTGACGGTCACCTCACCAAGAGCGGCGAGAGAGATCGGTGTCGCTTGGCTGGACGGCCATCCGGACACCCCGCCGGTGGCCGCCTTCAAGAAGTTCCTGCTGTCCAGAAGGGGCAACCTGCTGCCTGCGTGA
- a CDS encoding MFS transporter, whose product MPAASTGASTIVAAAPPSLPSSPAADSRMAPGGPGYRRMSFALFLAGVATFALLYSTQALLPLISGEFGAAASDASWTVSAATGALALFVLPMSALSERFGRRTVMTGSLAVATTVGLLVPFAPSLGALVALRAVQGAALAGLPASATAYLAEEVRPRALITAIGLFVAGNSVGGMSGRVITGWVAQEWGWRVAVAVIGVVAVGCAVAFRLLLPAPQHFRKGSLRPRVLARTVRTHLANPLLRRLYAIGALFMTVFGGVYTVIGYRLTEAPFSLPQGVVGSIFLVYLVGTVSASTAGRLVARLGRRGALYLAGGTTTTGLLLSLSDSLALVLLGLVLITAGFFAGHAVASSAVSHTAKEGRAQASALYQSAYYLGSSAGSTLGAVAFHAGGWSGTVAMGLLAVLGVVTVTVMGSRAARSVRVPAAA is encoded by the coding sequence ATGCCTGCTGCCAGTACCGGGGCGTCCACGATCGTGGCCGCCGCCCCTCCGTCGCTCCCCTCGTCCCCCGCCGCCGACTCCCGTATGGCCCCGGGCGGGCCGGGCTACCGGCGGATGAGCTTCGCGCTCTTCCTCGCGGGCGTGGCGACCTTCGCCCTCCTCTACTCCACGCAGGCGCTGCTGCCGTTGATCTCCGGCGAGTTCGGGGCGGCGGCGAGCGACGCGAGCTGGACGGTGTCGGCGGCGACCGGTGCGCTGGCCCTGTTCGTCCTCCCGATGAGCGCGCTGTCGGAACGGTTCGGTCGGCGTACGGTGATGACCGGGTCGCTGGCCGTGGCGACCACGGTCGGGCTGCTGGTGCCGTTCGCCCCGTCGCTGGGCGCGCTGGTCGCGCTGCGGGCGGTGCAGGGTGCCGCGCTGGCGGGGCTGCCCGCGTCGGCGACGGCGTATCTGGCCGAGGAGGTCCGTCCCAGGGCGCTGATCACGGCGATCGGTCTGTTCGTGGCCGGCAACAGCGTGGGCGGGATGAGCGGCCGGGTCATCACCGGCTGGGTCGCGCAGGAGTGGGGCTGGCGGGTCGCGGTTGCCGTGATCGGCGTCGTGGCCGTGGGCTGCGCGGTGGCGTTCCGGCTGCTGCTGCCCGCGCCGCAGCACTTCCGCAAGGGCTCGCTGCGGCCCCGGGTGCTGGCGCGCACGGTCCGTACGCATCTGGCGAACCCGTTGCTGCGGCGGCTGTACGCGATCGGCGCGCTGTTCATGACGGTGTTCGGCGGCGTCTACACGGTGATCGGGTACCGCCTGACGGAGGCCCCGTTCAGTCTGCCGCAGGGTGTCGTCGGGTCGATCTTCCTGGTGTACCTGGTGGGTACGGTGTCGGCGTCCACGGCGGGCAGGCTGGTCGCCCGGCTCGGGCGGCGGGGTGCGCTGTACCTGGCCGGCGGTACGACGACGACGGGCCTGCTGCTGTCCCTGTCGGACTCCCTGGCGCTGGTTCTGCTGGGCCTGGTGCTGATCACGGCGGGCTTCTTCGCGGGGCACGCGGTGGCGTCGTCGGCGGTGAGCCACACGGCGAAGGAGGGGCGTGCGCAGGCGTCGGCGCTGTACCAGTCGGCGTACTACCTGGGCTCCAGCGCCGGCAGTACGTTGGGAGCGGTGGCGTTCCACGCGGGTGGCTGGTCGGGGACGGTGGCGATGGGGTTGCTGGCGGTGCTCGGCGTGGTGACGGTGACGGTGATGGGGTCCCGGGCGGCGCGGAGCGTGCGGGTGCCCGCGGCGGCGTGA
- a CDS encoding sigma-70 family RNA polymerase sigma factor, with amino-acid sequence MGDSTATATDLDVQLERHRVELTGYCYRMLGSSFEAEDAVQDTMVRAWRNHEKFEGRSSLRSWLYRIATNVCLDMLTAGNKRARPMDLTDSTPLARAALSPRPDNTWLEPMPDARVLPTVEDPAEAAVAKESVRLAFMAALQQLPAKQRAVLILREVLAWKASEVAELLDTSVASVNSALQRARATLAERDRDGSGIGSRAAVSDPLSEEQQKLLERYVAAFEGYDMTALTALLHEDAVMTMPPFDLWLTGPEDITGFMTTLGAACAGSHLVPVAVNGLPGFAQYKPDEETGGYAPWAVQVLEISEGRITGFHCFLDTERWFPLFGLPLSLPLDVEADTDQVQEGE; translated from the coding sequence ATGGGTGACAGTACGGCTACTGCGACAGACCTCGACGTACAACTGGAACGGCACCGCGTCGAGCTGACGGGGTACTGCTACCGCATGCTCGGCTCCTCCTTCGAGGCCGAGGACGCCGTGCAGGACACCATGGTCCGTGCCTGGCGGAACCACGAGAAGTTCGAGGGGCGGTCGAGTCTGCGTTCGTGGCTGTACCGGATCGCGACGAACGTCTGCCTGGACATGCTGACCGCCGGCAACAAGCGCGCCCGCCCCATGGACCTCACCGACTCCACTCCCCTCGCCCGGGCCGCCCTCTCCCCCCGCCCCGACAACACCTGGCTGGAGCCGATGCCGGACGCCCGCGTGCTGCCGACCGTCGAGGACCCGGCGGAGGCCGCCGTGGCCAAGGAGTCCGTGCGGCTCGCCTTCATGGCCGCGTTGCAGCAACTCCCCGCGAAACAAAGGGCCGTGCTGATCCTCCGCGAGGTGCTGGCCTGGAAGGCGAGCGAGGTCGCCGAGCTCCTCGACACCTCGGTCGCGTCCGTCAACAGTGCCCTTCAGCGGGCCCGGGCGACCCTCGCCGAGCGGGACCGGGACGGGAGCGGCATCGGTAGCCGTGCCGCCGTCTCCGACCCCCTCAGCGAAGAGCAGCAGAAGCTGCTGGAGCGCTATGTCGCCGCGTTCGAGGGGTACGACATGACGGCACTGACGGCGCTGCTGCACGAGGACGCCGTCATGACGATGCCGCCGTTCGACCTGTGGCTGACCGGGCCGGAGGACATCACGGGCTTCATGACGACGCTCGGCGCCGCCTGCGCGGGCTCGCACCTGGTGCCGGTCGCCGTCAACGGGCTGCCGGGCTTCGCCCAGTACAAGCCGGACGAGGAGACGGGCGGCTACGCCCCCTGGGCGGTCCAGGTGCTGGAGATCTCAGAGGGCCGGATCACCGGGTTCCACTGCTTCCTCGACACCGAGCGCTGGTTCCCGCTGTTCGGGCTTCCCCTCTCGCTCCCTCTCGACGTCGAAGCCGATACCGACCAGGTCCAGGAAGGCGAGTAG